The following proteins are co-located in the Candidatus Cloacimonadota bacterium genome:
- a CDS encoding four helix bundle protein yields MDYKKHLEYINKNPILKKSFNFGVDIIKLCKDIRIKYKEYSLADQLLKSGTSIGANANEAVIGSSKRDFINKMNISLKEAYETRYWLLLLAEVDYIQKPEYYLDKLDEIIRMLVKIVKTSKESENV; encoded by the coding sequence ATGGATTATAAAAAACATTTAGAATATATAAATAAAAATCCAATTCTGAAGAAATCTTTTAATTTTGGTGTAGATATTATAAAATTATGCAAGGATATACGTATAAAATATAAAGAGTATAGTCTTGCTGATCAACTACTAAAATCTGGTACTTCAATTGGCGCTAACGCCAACGAAGCAGTTATCGGTTCATCAAAAAGAGATTTTATTAACAAAATGAATATTTCCTTAAAGGAAGCTTATGAAACACGCTACTGGTTATTATTATTAGCGGAAGTTGATTATATTCAAAAACCTGAATATTATCTAGATAAACTTGATGAAATAATCCGAATGTTAGTAAAAATCGTAAAAACTTCTAAGGAAAGTGAAAATGTTTAA
- a CDS encoding type II toxin-antitoxin system mRNA interferase toxin, RelE/StbE family, with protein MYKLAIKKNLDGKFKKLKKQDREMLVLIDRKVQEILNNPYRFKPLRKPLQNKRRVHIGRSFVLIYEVNKDEKIVTLLDFDHHDNIYKT; from the coding sequence GTGTATAAACTTGCAATTAAGAAAAACCTTGATGGGAAATTTAAGAAGCTCAAGAAACAAGACAGAGAAATGCTTGTGCTAATTGATAGAAAAGTACAAGAGATACTTAATAATCCTTACCGTTTCAAGCCATTAAGAAAGCCTTTACAAAACAAGCGAAGGGTTCACATAGGCAGATCTTTTGTGTTGATATATGAAGTTAACAAAGATGAAAAGATAGTAACACTACTTGATTTTGACCACCATGACAATATTTATAAAACATAG